The following proteins are co-located in the Peromyscus maniculatus bairdii isolate BWxNUB_F1_BW_parent chromosome 23, HU_Pman_BW_mat_3.1, whole genome shotgun sequence genome:
- the LOC121825292 gene encoding uncharacterized protein LOC121825292, producing MAWTFLGTRNPGSIWDTCLSPGFRCPDLQCEVPDATDPPLLFSTRCQCWTRPALKAASITPKRLRMDSGDRERQALHMGCAQRIRMEQVNVPRERSKEDSDSAAGCGWQGCIQEETQLDSPCTW from the exons ATGGCCTGGACCTTCTTGGG GACAAGGAACCCGGGCAGCATTTGGGATACGTGCCTGAGCCCCGGCTTCAGATGCCCAGATCTACAGTGTGAGGTCCCTGATGCTACTGACCCACCCCTACTGTTCTCCACACGATGTCAATGCTGGACCAGGCCGGCCCTCAAGGCGGCCTCGATAACTCCCAAAAGGCTGAGAATGGACTCTGGTGACAGAGAA AGACAAGCTTTACACATGGGGTGTGCACAGCGGATCCGGATGGAGCAGGTTAATGTACCCCGAGAACGTAGCAAAGAAGACAGCGACTCAGCTGCAGGCTGCGGCTGGCAGGGCTGCATCCAAGAGGAGACCCAGCTTGACTCTCCGTGCACGTGGTGA